One segment of Anatilimnocola aggregata DNA contains the following:
- a CDS encoding DUF4838 domain-containing protein yields the protein MKPLLTIFLAALMLATADAGNPDAEARVEPKLATMRGLTKDRKWSELIAQFKNEDIAAWKDVPDRSAEAAALRGKAYIAIKDGVSAEKDLKLAVERTPKSGERWHELGDLYRGLLANEALALAAYDKAFAYSGKSLGWLPISATINQASVLLKQGKPQEARKIMERYDSSDLVQIAPVWGDKMRTLNEAIEEKLGSSRLVIADKGRSDYQIVQPDSYPTPAIAADMQQVARLLQTAFKANGAELTVVAEAARDKTKPAIYLGATAFARSHGVECKGWSFVHKTVGRDLIIAGCDEPAPGRGPNTSKGPGFNRIGSAKAVTDFLQKYVGTRFLFPEQGGFLPLSNVSKVNLLTTPTIEYLPTSRIAVPPDLDVKKTPSLDFDITWPPTVSFYHLAQNRFPTIDATFGGHTWHRAVPSTEADFAAHPERFALLGGKRTMTGSEAQIQFCISNPEVQELLYQDLEKHFKQGFQIVDLGQPDGFRGCECEACTKLYGTGSDWSEKVWILHRNLAERAHKAFPDRTVALVVYAITEKLPKTFNQFPPNVRLAMSGTRDHELATWRNFGAPQGFSTYLYYWCPNMMPRYFPMRTPLYVENAAKRLMAAQVHSIARDGNGGIAYGLEGPTYYTMGRMFDGPGTHTAKDLVIEYVSAAFGKAAPAIMGFYDQLYNSLEIYARYMATREDGWAFKDMYGRGHKHLSSPESIIAFLYPVELIQGMEKQLALAEKAELSPKAQTRLALVRAEFEYLKGVVNAVHLYNAYQISPDAASLDRLLSAIDARRSAVDQLFAKGNGLKGWPFTLFPPSGHSADTLKLKHDGYQEPYKSSFLNWDTAAKRNAPLPNAKRMIAGLTKDTLTLDAPQWDKIPPQLLASSSTTTNVRAMYDDTRLYLRFDCEVPPDATAEAIEKERVEAYLMPASGSRVTFKFSAGLKQASRTQAARGLIEDLMNLGYDKFDPLWKAEWTHAAMHDAKANRLTVMMTIPLRSIPPAAVKSDQNWFVNFQRVSPAGTSAWSLIPGAAGIEDPRSNGELSFNSDGTATANHPLKAEREKIYRETFETPAEWKEQIAKGPTLALNGWKFRADPTEVGTKDEWFKPANNLESDWLPIQVPTFWEETEAIGKLLGDGWYRVTFNMPAASQGKTLQLMFAGVDEQAWVYLNGKLIGEHSEKSEKKAYTALYDEPFIVEVPANQLQAKSPNVLHVRVHNRAGAGGIWRPVHVIETLSSNGSK from the coding sequence ATGAAACCATTGCTCACGATTTTCCTCGCCGCGCTCATGCTTGCCACGGCTGATGCCGGCAATCCCGATGCTGAGGCGAGGGTAGAACCTAAGCTCGCCACGATGCGTGGGCTGACCAAGGATCGCAAGTGGAGCGAACTAATTGCGCAGTTCAAGAACGAGGACATCGCGGCGTGGAAAGATGTGCCGGATAGATCCGCCGAGGCAGCTGCTCTGCGTGGGAAAGCCTACATCGCGATCAAGGACGGAGTGAGTGCTGAGAAGGATCTCAAGCTTGCCGTCGAGCGCACTCCGAAAAGTGGTGAACGCTGGCACGAGTTGGGCGATCTCTATCGCGGTCTCTTGGCAAATGAGGCGCTCGCTCTCGCAGCTTATGACAAAGCCTTTGCGTATTCAGGCAAGTCTTTAGGTTGGCTGCCGATCAGTGCCACGATCAATCAAGCCTCGGTTCTCCTCAAGCAAGGCAAGCCGCAGGAAGCACGGAAGATCATGGAGCGCTACGACAGCTCCGATCTGGTGCAAATAGCTCCCGTGTGGGGCGACAAGATGCGGACGTTGAATGAGGCGATCGAGGAGAAACTCGGCTCATCGCGGCTGGTGATCGCCGACAAGGGCCGGAGCGATTACCAAATCGTGCAGCCTGACAGCTATCCTACGCCCGCCATCGCAGCCGACATGCAGCAAGTGGCGCGCTTGCTCCAAACCGCTTTCAAAGCCAATGGAGCGGAGTTAACCGTTGTGGCCGAAGCCGCCCGTGACAAGACCAAACCGGCCATCTATCTGGGCGCCACCGCTTTCGCGCGCAGTCATGGCGTTGAGTGCAAAGGTTGGAGCTTTGTCCACAAGACCGTTGGACGCGACCTCATCATCGCCGGCTGCGATGAGCCCGCGCCCGGTAGAGGTCCGAACACCTCCAAGGGGCCTGGCTTTAACCGAATCGGCTCCGCCAAGGCCGTGACGGACTTCTTGCAGAAGTACGTGGGCACGCGTTTCCTCTTCCCGGAGCAAGGTGGCTTTCTCCCGTTGAGCAACGTCTCCAAAGTGAATCTGCTCACCACGCCCACGATTGAGTATCTGCCCACATCGAGGATCGCGGTGCCTCCGGATCTCGACGTGAAGAAAACACCCTCGCTGGACTTCGATATCACGTGGCCCCCGACGGTCAGCTTCTATCATCTCGCGCAGAATCGTTTTCCGACGATCGACGCCACCTTCGGAGGGCACACTTGGCACCGTGCGGTCCCTTCGACCGAAGCCGACTTCGCCGCCCATCCCGAGCGTTTCGCACTGCTCGGTGGCAAGAGAACCATGACCGGCAGTGAAGCCCAGATTCAGTTCTGCATTTCCAATCCCGAAGTGCAGGAACTGCTCTACCAAGATCTCGAAAAGCACTTCAAGCAAGGCTTCCAAATCGTGGACCTTGGACAGCCTGACGGCTTTCGTGGCTGTGAGTGCGAAGCCTGCACCAAGCTTTACGGCACCGGTTCCGACTGGAGCGAGAAGGTCTGGATTCTCCATCGCAACCTCGCCGAACGCGCTCACAAAGCATTCCCTGACCGCACCGTTGCCCTGGTCGTTTATGCGATCACTGAGAAGTTGCCCAAGACCTTCAACCAATTCCCTCCCAACGTGCGGCTAGCGATGAGTGGCACACGCGATCACGAACTGGCCACTTGGCGGAACTTTGGTGCGCCCCAGGGATTCTCGACTTATCTCTACTACTGGTGCCCGAACATGATGCCCCGGTACTTCCCGATGCGCACGCCTCTGTATGTGGAGAACGCCGCGAAGCGACTCATGGCGGCCCAGGTCCATTCCATCGCGCGCGACGGCAACGGCGGCATCGCCTATGGGCTGGAGGGCCCGACCTATTACACGATGGGCCGAATGTTCGATGGCCCCGGCACACACACGGCGAAGGACCTCGTCATCGAGTATGTCAGCGCTGCCTTCGGCAAGGCGGCTCCTGCGATAATGGGGTTCTACGATCAGCTCTACAACTCCCTGGAAATCTACGCCCGCTACATGGCCACGCGCGAGGATGGTTGGGCCTTTAAAGACATGTATGGTCGCGGACATAAGCACCTTTCCAGTCCGGAGTCGATCATCGCCTTCCTATATCCCGTAGAGCTCATTCAAGGAATGGAAAAGCAATTGGCTCTGGCAGAGAAGGCCGAGCTTAGTCCCAAGGCGCAGACCCGCCTCGCGCTTGTGCGTGCTGAGTTCGAGTACCTTAAAGGCGTGGTCAACGCGGTGCATCTTTACAATGCCTACCAAATCTCGCCCGACGCCGCCTCGCTCGATCGACTGCTGAGCGCGATCGATGCCCGACGCAGCGCTGTCGATCAACTCTTTGCCAAGGGGAATGGGCTCAAGGGCTGGCCCTTCACGCTTTTCCCGCCTTCCGGTCATAGCGCTGATACGCTGAAGCTTAAGCACGACGGCTACCAGGAGCCTTACAAGAGCTCGTTTCTCAACTGGGACACCGCCGCCAAACGCAACGCTCCTCTGCCCAATGCGAAGCGCATGATTGCGGGCCTAACGAAAGACACCTTGACGTTGGACGCTCCTCAGTGGGACAAGATCCCGCCTCAGTTACTCGCTTCATCCTCGACAACCACAAATGTCCGCGCGATGTATGACGACACTCGTCTCTATCTCCGCTTTGACTGCGAAGTGCCACCGGATGCAACGGCAGAAGCGATCGAGAAAGAACGTGTCGAAGCTTATCTGATGCCAGCATCAGGCTCGCGAGTAACCTTCAAGTTCAGTGCTGGACTCAAACAGGCCTCGCGCACTCAGGCAGCCCGCGGATTGATCGAGGACTTGATGAACCTCGGCTACGACAAGTTCGATCCTTTGTGGAAAGCGGAATGGACTCATGCTGCCATGCATGATGCTAAAGCCAATCGGCTGACGGTGATGATGACCATCCCCCTGCGTTCTATACCGCCGGCAGCCGTGAAGTCGGACCAGAACTGGTTCGTCAACTTCCAGCGCGTCAGTCCAGCTGGAACCAGTGCTTGGTCGTTGATTCCAGGAGCGGCTGGCATCGAAGATCCTCGCAGCAATGGCGAGCTTTCCTTCAACAGCGACGGTACAGCGACAGCCAACCATCCGCTTAAGGCCGAACGCGAGAAGATCTACCGGGAGACATTTGAAACGCCCGCCGAATGGAAAGAACAGATCGCCAAGGGCCCGACGCTTGCCTTGAACGGTTGGAAGTTTCGCGCCGATCCGACAGAAGTGGGAACGAAGGACGAATGGTTCAAGCCAGCGAACAATTTGGAGTCCGATTGGCTTCCCATCCAGGTGCCCACCTTCTGGGAGGAGACGGAGGCGATTGGCAAACTCCTGGGCGACGGCTGGTATCGAGTCACCTTCAACATGCCCGCCGCTTCGCAAGGTAAAACGTTGCAGCTCATGTTCGCGGGTGTCGATGAGCAGGCCTGGGTCTATCTCAATGGCAAGCTCATCGGCGAGCACTCCGAGAAGTCGGAGAAGAAAGCCTACACCGCCTTGTATGATGAGCCGTTCATCGTCGAGGTACCGGCCAATCAACTGCAGGCCAAATCGCCCAACGTGCTGCATGTGCGCGTGCACAATCGGGCCGGAGCTGGTGGCATCTGGCGTCCGGTGCATGTGATTGAAACACTTTCCTCCAATGGATCAAAGTAA
- a CDS encoding beta-propeller fold lactonase family protein — translation MKSRSYFRSFSFDSHTRPNAPYISLAVATAICCLLGVTMVGSSQAEEAFRVYAPGSRTQTLWVVDAVPKADRGLDLKLAEKPELGINGGVIAAHPKKPLLYISSFGGERGKVPGAVVTLSENGSYVKHQTIAFNDDAAYLSLDRSHTFLMGVSYGNGRLNVYRLDENGVPGKAVATVDEGKKEAHCILTSPDNKFLYVPYVKGNLALLQYGFNATTGAVTPLEPLDAKSWR, via the coding sequence ATGAAGTCCCGAAGCTACTTCCGGTCATTTTCTTTCGACAGCCATACTCGGCCAAATGCGCCATACATTTCTCTCGCCGTCGCGACTGCGATCTGTTGCCTTCTTGGCGTGACGATGGTTGGCTCGTCTCAAGCTGAAGAAGCTTTTCGTGTTTACGCGCCCGGGAGCAGGACGCAGACGCTTTGGGTAGTCGACGCCGTACCCAAGGCCGACCGTGGTCTGGACTTGAAACTGGCCGAAAAGCCGGAACTGGGCATTAACGGCGGCGTCATTGCCGCACATCCGAAAAAGCCGCTTCTCTACATATCGAGTTTCGGCGGCGAGCGGGGTAAGGTGCCGGGAGCTGTTGTCACTTTGTCGGAAAACGGCAGCTACGTGAAACATCAAACGATTGCATTCAATGACGATGCGGCCTACCTCAGCCTCGATCGTAGCCATACTTTTCTCATGGGTGTGAGCTACGGAAACGGTCGGCTCAATGTCTATCGGCTGGATGAAAACGGAGTGCCGGGGAAGGCCGTGGCAACCGTGGACGAGGGGAAAAAAGAGGCCCATTGCATACTGACATCGCCCGACAACAAGTTCCTCTACGTTCCCTACGTGAAGGGCAACCTCGCGCTGCTGCAATACGGCTTCAATGCAACCACAGGGGCCGTCACGCCGCTCGAACCGCTCGACGCCAAGTCCTGGCGGTGA
- a CDS encoding putative quinol monooxygenase → MIHVIATIELAPNSREVYLTEFRKIIDDVRAEQGCIEYGPAIDASTDLSNQAKVGPDKVIVIEKWADVAALKAHSVAPHMQAYRVNVKDYVRGVHLLVLDPAE, encoded by the coding sequence ATGATCCACGTCATAGCCACCATCGAACTCGCGCCGAACTCGCGTGAAGTTTACCTGACAGAGTTCCGCAAAATCATCGACGACGTTCGCGCAGAGCAAGGCTGCATCGAATATGGCCCCGCCATCGACGCATCGACCGACTTATCCAATCAAGCCAAAGTCGGTCCCGACAAGGTTATAGTCATCGAGAAGTGGGCCGATGTCGCCGCGCTCAAGGCGCACTCAGTCGCGCCGCACATGCAAGCGTATCGTGTCAACGTCAAGGACTACGTGCGCGGCGTGCATTTGCTCGTGCTCGATCCGGCTGAGTGA
- a CDS encoding 3-keto-disaccharide hydrolase, translating to MIRDAELSYEATRSRIHKQKRFSKTNCTLHVARKKMRSLFTGLMLCLLVVMPGESLAQTLDKAAEAAAKKLFDRQSIGIELKMQGEYVGQDGDKPVGVQVVARGDKAFHALVLEGGLPGDGWDGGRYGLLESGPISEGRAEFRSPNDEGWGAVLDENGLTLKRGDRKALLKRVDRKSETLGLQPPAGAIVLFGGMKPNVDAFEERKDIEGQTSPLMFEGNMMAGAVTKRRFRDYMLHVEFMTGWEPQNIPWRRADAGIYMLARYEVAIGDSFGFDFDLSGATSPNRPQLVSDKKTSSKFPEAKQSSAPRVCGSVFTYQSKVPNSCLPPLVWQTLDIEFTAPRFDDNGKKTSKAVISVKLNGHQTVDKLEVNGPTPHGFKGPETPDGPIWFEAFGRRVLYRNIWVVERR from the coding sequence ATGATCCGCGACGCCGAGCTGAGTTACGAGGCAACTCGGTCACGAATCCACAAGCAAAAGAGATTCTCAAAGACCAATTGCACGTTACATGTAGCGAGGAAAAAGATGAGAAGCTTGTTCACCGGTTTGATGCTGTGCTTGCTCGTAGTAATGCCCGGAGAATCTTTGGCTCAGACGCTAGACAAAGCCGCCGAGGCAGCCGCGAAAAAGCTGTTCGATAGGCAGTCGATCGGAATCGAACTGAAGATGCAGGGGGAATACGTCGGCCAGGACGGAGACAAGCCGGTCGGTGTTCAGGTGGTAGCACGGGGCGACAAGGCGTTTCATGCGCTAGTCCTGGAAGGAGGATTGCCGGGAGACGGTTGGGATGGCGGCCGTTACGGTCTCTTGGAAAGCGGCCCGATATCGGAAGGGCGAGCAGAGTTCCGTTCGCCGAACGACGAAGGCTGGGGCGCCGTTCTTGACGAGAACGGTCTAACGCTGAAACGCGGTGACCGGAAGGCGCTATTGAAACGTGTGGATCGTAAGAGCGAAACCTTGGGGCTGCAGCCTCCTGCGGGTGCGATCGTTCTCTTCGGCGGTATGAAACCGAACGTGGACGCGTTCGAGGAACGCAAAGACATCGAGGGGCAGACCTCGCCTTTGATGTTCGAGGGAAACATGATGGCGGGGGCGGTGACGAAACGTCGTTTCCGAGACTACATGTTGCACGTGGAATTCATGACGGGCTGGGAGCCGCAAAACATTCCGTGGCGCCGAGCTGATGCGGGCATATACATGCTCGCCCGTTATGAGGTGGCGATCGGCGATAGTTTTGGATTCGATTTCGATCTGTCGGGCGCTACAAGTCCAAATCGACCCCAGTTGGTCAGCGACAAGAAAACGTCGTCAAAGTTTCCAGAGGCGAAGCAAAGTAGTGCGCCGCGTGTTTGCGGCAGTGTTTTCACCTATCAAAGTAAGGTGCCGAACTCGTGTCTGCCTCCGCTGGTGTGGCAGACCCTAGACATCGAATTCACGGCGCCCCGTTTCGATGACAACGGGAAGAAGACATCGAAAGCGGTGATCTCGGTGAAGCTGAATGGGCACCAGACCGTGGACAAGTTGGAAGTAAACGGCCCCACGCCACACGGTTTCAAAGGTCCAGAGACGCCCGATGGCCCCATCTGGTTCGAAGCCTTCGGACGCCGCGTGCTGTACCGCAACATCTGGGTTGTGGAACGTCGATAG
- a CDS encoding DUF1552 domain-containing protein, producing the protein MNQHHFSRRTFLHGLGVSMALPWMESLRVWGDETNSSKVASQAPIRLCVTFSGNGFHSKEWWAKGEGRNMELGQVLQPLADFREKLVFVRGLYHEEARKGNIHSSQTGNMLSGAPIASGGEIRSGTSFDQVIAQTYGRSTKVPSMVLACETSNPSVHKNYSMLYSSHISWSSPTTPTPLELYPALAFDRLFKDASSPEDKSVLDAVLADAQDLRRKISTGDKQKLDEYLDSVREIETRIANAGKRGELQGWRPTLDKPNMARPADGIPQDIAEHMRLMIDILVLGFQTDTTRVATLKLNNDHSALRFPNLASVEQPGHGIDYMIHHLLSHSDKTDWLKVNQFFMEQLAYMAWKLDAIQEGPRTLLDNTMLMHCSSMMAGALHNNDQLPVILLGGAGGQLKGGRVLDYTGKSDRQLSRLFLSMMDQFNVRLKTFGDARTRLEEV; encoded by the coding sequence ATGAACCAGCATCACTTCTCACGGCGAACATTCCTGCACGGACTTGGCGTTTCGATGGCGCTCCCCTGGATGGAGTCGCTGCGTGTCTGGGGAGACGAGACTAACTCATCCAAGGTCGCCAGCCAAGCACCGATCCGGTTGTGCGTGACCTTCTCCGGCAATGGCTTTCATTCGAAGGAATGGTGGGCCAAAGGGGAAGGCCGCAATATGGAACTCGGGCAGGTCCTTCAGCCGCTGGCCGATTTCCGAGAGAAGTTGGTCTTTGTGCGCGGCTTGTACCACGAAGAAGCACGCAAAGGGAACATTCACAGTTCGCAGACCGGCAACATGCTCTCGGGCGCTCCGATCGCCAGCGGCGGCGAGATTCGCTCAGGGACCAGCTTCGATCAGGTCATCGCTCAGACCTATGGCCGCAGCACCAAAGTCCCGAGTATGGTCCTGGCCTGCGAGACATCGAACCCGTCGGTTCACAAGAACTACAGCATGCTTTACAGCTCGCACATCTCGTGGAGTTCCCCGACGACTCCCACACCTCTGGAACTCTATCCCGCGCTGGCATTCGACCGACTCTTCAAGGACGCATCGTCACCGGAAGACAAGAGCGTGCTCGATGCGGTGCTGGCGGATGCCCAAGATCTGCGGCGAAAAATCAGCACGGGGGACAAGCAGAAGCTGGATGAGTATCTCGACAGCGTGCGTGAGATCGAGACCCGTATCGCCAACGCCGGTAAGCGCGGCGAGCTACAAGGCTGGCGGCCGACGCTTGACAAACCCAACATGGCGCGGCCCGCCGACGGAATTCCTCAGGACATCGCCGAACACATGCGGTTGATGATCGACATCCTGGTGCTGGGCTTTCAAACCGATACCACGCGCGTTGCGACGCTCAAGCTCAACAACGATCACAGTGCGTTGCGATTTCCCAACTTGGCCAGCGTCGAACAACCGGGCCACGGCATCGACTACATGATTCACCATCTGCTCTCGCATTCTGACAAGACGGACTGGTTGAAGGTGAATCAGTTCTTCATGGAGCAACTCGCCTACATGGCGTGGAAGCTAGACGCCATCCAAGAAGGCCCACGCACGCTCCTGGACAACACGATGCTGATGCACTGTTCGAGCATGATGGCCGGAGCGTTGCACAACAACGACCAACTGCCTGTCATCCTACTAGGCGGCGCCGGGGGCCAATTGAAAGGCGGCCGAGTCCTCGACTACACCGGCAAATCCGACCGCCAACTCAGCCGCTTGTTCCTCTCGATGATGGACCAATTCAACGTCCGCCTGAAGACCTTCGGCGACGCTAGGACTCGGCTGGAAGAAGTCTGA